One genomic window of Quercus robur chromosome 6, dhQueRobu3.1, whole genome shotgun sequence includes the following:
- the LOC126689940 gene encoding uncharacterized protein LOC126689940, protein MGHSRLRKLLFDDSDEDEIMRRVLKGSTSQRKRRLHIERDRLASHKRLYLDYFADTPIYPPHLFRRRFRMSRSLFLCIQSKIETYEPYFIQKRDNAQRLGLSSLQKITATLRMLAYGVAVDFMDEYVRIGESTTIESSKKFVKAVVDIFSKEYLRSPKNEDIARLLVNGERRGFPGTLESIDCMHWK, encoded by the coding sequence ATGGGTCACTCTAGGCTTCGCAAATTGCTTTTTGATGACTCAGACGAGGATGAGATAATGAGGCGAGTTCTTAAGGGTTCAACATCACAACGTAAACGTCGTCTGCATATTGAACGTGATCGTTTGGCAAGCCATAAAAGACTTTATCTCGACTACTTTGCCGACACACCAATATATCCTCCTCATTTATTTCGGAGGAGATTTCGGATGAGCCGGTCTCTTTTTCTCTGTATTCAATCCAAGATAGAAACTTATGAACcttactttatccaaaaaagagataatgCCCAAAGGCTCGGTTTATCTTCTCTTCAAAAGATAACAGCTACACTTAGGATGCTTGCGTATGGAGTGGCAGTTGATTTTATGGATGAGTATGTGCGGATTGGAGAATCCACTACAATAGAAAGTTcgaaaaaatttgttaaagcgGTGGTTGATATTTTCTCCAAGGAATACTTGAGGTCCCCAAAAAACGAAGACATTGCTAGACTTTTAGTCAATGGGGAAAGACGTGGATTTCCAGGGACGCTAGAGAGCATTGATTGCATGCATtggaaatga
- the LOC126733108 gene encoding pentatricopeptide repeat-containing protein At5g44230: MVTLSRKFSTTAIPNPSKLLQRHPQSTTTTHIFIPFSQLQQRKLFESHLISVLHGCTHLTQIKQVHAHILRKGVDQCCYVLTKLIRMLTKLDVPVHSYPRLVFHQVKYPNPFLWTALIRGYATQGPFSESVVLYNRMRSEGTGPVSFTFSALFKACGAVLDVGLGRQVHAQTILIGGFASDLYVGNTMIDMYVKCGFLECARKVFDEMSERDVVSWTELIVAYAKSGDMDSARELFSGLPVKDMVAWTAMVTGYAQNGRPREALDCFQRMQDSGVKTDEVTIVGVISACALLGVAKYANWVRDVAARYGFGPTENVVVGSALIDMYSKCGSVEEAYNIFEGMKERNVFSYSSMIVGFAMHGRAHAAMQLFHEMLKTEIRPNKVTFIGVLTACSHVGLVEQGRQLFATMEKCFGVAPSADHYACMVDLLGRAGRLEDALELIETMPMEPHGGVWGALLGACRIYGNPDIAQIAANHLFELEPNGIGNYILLSNIYASARRWDDVSRLRILMREKGFKKNPGCSWVESKEGVVHEFFAGDMNHPQSSEIKRALADLLDRLKAKGYQPNLGSVTYDLSDDEKKRILMNHSEKLALAYGLLSSDAGCTIKIMKNLRICEDCHAFMCSASQVMGREIVVRDNMRFHHFSDGACSCGNFW, translated from the coding sequence ATGGTCACTCTCTCCCGCAAATTCTCCACCACAGCTATTCCCAATCCCAGCAAGCTTTTGCAACGACACCCACAAAGTACTACTACTACTCATATCTTCATACCTTTCTCTCAGCTTCAGCAACGAAAGCTTTTCGAGTCACACCTCATCTCTGTTCTCCATGGCTGTACCCACCTCACTCAAATCAAACAAGTCCACGCCCATATCCTCCGTAAGGGTGTCGACCAATGCTGCTACGTTCTCACTAAGCTTATACGTATGCTTACTAAACTCGATGTCCCAGTTCACTCTTACCCTCGTCTTGTATTTCATCAGGTTAAGTACCCAAACCCATTTCTCTGGACTGCACTCATTCGCGGTTACGCTACTCAAGGACCCTTTTCGGAGTCAGTTGTGTTGTATAATCGTATGAGAAGTGAAGGTACTGGGCCAGTGTCTTTTACATTTTCAGCGCTTTTTAAAGCTTGTGGTGCTGTTCtggatgtgggtttggggcGTCAGGTTCATGCCCAGACGATTTTGATTGGTGGGTTTGCTTCTGATTTGTATGTTGGTAATACTATGATTGATATGTATGTGAAATGCGGGTTTTTGGAGTGTGCACGCaaggtgtttgatgaaatgtcTGAGAGGGATGTGGTTTCTTGGACTGAGTTGATTGTTGCGTATGCTAAGAGTGGGGATATGGATTCAGCGAGGGAATTGTTTAGTGGATTGCCCGTGAAGGATATGGTGGCGTGGACTGCAATGGTCACAGGGTATGCTCAGAATGGTAGGCCGAGGGAGGCTTTGGATTGCTTTCAGAGAATGCAGGATTCGGGTGTGAAGACAGATGAGGTTACAATTGTTGGTGTCATTTCGGCTTGTGCACTACTGGGTGTGGCTAAGTATGCAAACTGGGTTCGGGATGTTGCTGCGAGATATGGATTTGGGCCGACTGAGAATGTTGTAGTGGGATCTGCGTTGATAGATATGTACTCAAAGTGTGGGAGTGTGGAGGAggcatataatatttttgaaggAATGAAGGAAAGGAATGTGTTTTCTTATAGTTCAATGATTGTGGGGTTTGCCATGCATGGTCGTGCGCATGCAGCAATGCAATTGTTTCATGAGATGTTGAAGACTGAGATAAGACCCAACAAGGTCACTTTTATTGGGGTGCTTACAGCATGCAGCCATGTGGGTTTGGTGGAACAAGGTCGGCAATTATTTGCAACCATGGAAAAATGTTTTGGTGTTGCTCCATCAGCAGATCACTATGCTTGCATGGTTGATCTCCTTGGTCGTGCTGGACGCTTGGAAGATGcacttgaacttattgaaacaATGCCGATGGAGCCCCATGGAGGCGTGTGGGGAGCACTGCTTGGAGCTTGTCGCATTTATGGGAATCCTGACATTGCTCAGATTGCTGCTAACCATCTATTTGAACTAGAACCCAATGGTATTGGAAACTATATTTTGCTATCTAACATATATGCGTCGGCAAGAAGGTGGGATGATGTTTCAAGGCTAAGAATCTTGATGAGAGAAAAGGGTTTTAAAAAGAATCCTGGATGTAGCTGGGTTGAATCAAAAGAAGGGGTAGTTCATGAGTTTTTTGCAGGTGATATGAACCATCCACAATCCAGTGAGATAAAGCGGGCATTGGCAGATCTTCTGGACAGATTGAAGGCTAAAGGGTACCAGCCAAACCTAGGGTCTGTCACTTATGATCTAAGTGATGATGAAAAGAAGCGTATACTAATGAATCACAGTGAGAAGCTAGCTTTGGCATATGGGCTGCTCAGTTCAGATGCAGGTTGCACCATTAAGATCATGAAGAACCTGAGAATATGTGAAGATTGCCATGCATTCATGTGTAGTGCATCCCAAGTCATGGGGAGGGAGATTGTTGTCAGGGATAACATGAGATTTCACCACTTTAGTGATGGGGCATGCTCTTGTGGTAACTTTTGGTGA